In Blastopirellula sp. J2-11, a single genomic region encodes these proteins:
- a CDS encoding PA14 domain-containing protein → MPAYRILAAVCLFVFGSVSLVSAQFEDEFASGLIADYVAADGTQCRRIDPQIAFNFGAAAPDDRVSGGKFTAKWDGLLLTKTPGPYTLYVYAQGKVRIQIEDEVVLDAEAKTPGWLTAKSIHLKFDWHPLQVEFSKTSPDAQIAIYWTGPDYSLEPITPEWLFHEIDDTFAQPFDTGRDLVRSHRCGACHGGDRSTELPAPALNRVAGHLSQPWIVDRLMSAARESEDSTRKMPHYNLPPGDAEAIAAYLVAESDLVGEKGKPDKGGSVGAGKRMFESLGCLACHRVGELGAAGPFSGGDLSDIAAKRPPHFFAKWLEDPAALNADHRMPVYQLDGDSRKHLGAYLATLSKSGKLASTPQQKQNALKVKQGRDLVLANRCDACHRLPGDLKDDARKPLSTLTSGDLWRDACLAAPMVEKHPGYRLPAEEQEAIRTYLRQKAPGKRSAAAEVSGAQIVRERNCLSCHARGIGKGLAPTAAQAAAADSALSAVLPTLTPPSLNSVGDKLHDQALMDIILRKDPVHRPWLKVQMPRFRLQETELTAIKDYLVEQDRIPTHPLVGRPSEVDPAALAIAGQRLVGGEGFNCTSCHAVGDWRPSDAPLNAKGPTLSMLGDRIRRDWFDRWVRKPARIVPQMEMPSVTVPVSGVLHDEIDDQLAAVWHVLNTPDFQPPKPNPVRVARRSGIVSDNETGLVLTDVLRDVDRNLQFIKPLLVGLPNRHNVLFDLETGRLASWTLGDAAYERSEGKSWFWELAGAELLAIGDDTPELALVEPSGKSLAPQTTGQFITSVDRWRRNSDGGVSADYRLTFGEEKPQTLQVRQAITPVWDEQGAHGFVRTFQVQEMPAGYQLALRLLDSKQTPSVEINGDTLTIAKQKLSISVAGDAKLLSSGVVQITPTSQEANFSARYLSSLPEDRYPPRPQIEPSIAAAAELTITPGWSAQRLPLTVELMPTAIAWRPNGDMVVASLKGRIWLVRDADGDGKQETLIPLDIELAAPFGLAAYDGYLDVINKYSLLRIFHDDAGHVERIETLVDGWGHTADYHDWAMGLPQDKDGAYYISTACQQDGRSQAASKWRGVVLKLIPREPTADDPSYFKIEELTAGHRFPIGIARNQAGELFVTDNQGNYNPYNELNHIVPGKRYGFINKIDRKPGFAPVETTPSIAIPHPWTRSVNGICFLETSAALRQKIGADYFGPFEGDLIGCEYDTRRLVRMSLDHVGDAIQGAIYPFTHDPGDEVKNALLGPIACAVSPSGELVIGNMRDGGWGGGANVGSLVKMRPLEKTMPSGIDEVRATSDGFVIRFTQPINAPAAADKQSYTLNSYRRQSTPAYGGDDIDSRPETIDLIEISADKKEVRLRLDELRAGFVYELHVDDLLAGEGKQLFPAEAHYTLNVIPTK, encoded by the coding sequence ATGCCTGCCTATCGCATTCTCGCCGCCGTTTGCTTGTTTGTTTTCGGTTCGGTTTCGCTGGTCTCCGCCCAATTTGAGGACGAATTCGCCTCGGGGTTGATCGCTGACTACGTCGCCGCCGACGGAACGCAATGCCGTCGGATCGATCCGCAGATCGCTTTCAACTTTGGCGCTGCTGCGCCCGACGACCGGGTGAGCGGCGGCAAGTTCACCGCCAAGTGGGATGGTTTGCTGCTGACCAAAACGCCGGGCCCTTACACGCTGTATGTTTACGCCCAAGGGAAAGTCCGGATTCAGATCGAAGACGAAGTGGTGCTGGACGCCGAAGCGAAGACGCCTGGTTGGCTGACCGCCAAATCGATCCATCTGAAATTTGATTGGCATCCGCTGCAGGTCGAATTCTCCAAGACCTCTCCTGACGCACAGATTGCCATCTATTGGACCGGACCAGATTACTCGCTAGAGCCGATCACGCCCGAGTGGCTCTTTCATGAAATCGACGATACGTTCGCACAGCCGTTTGATACCGGGCGCGATCTGGTGCGATCGCATCGCTGCGGCGCTTGCCATGGTGGAGATCGCTCAACCGAGTTGCCGGCCCCGGCGCTCAACCGAGTCGCCGGCCATCTGTCGCAACCTTGGATTGTCGATCGACTGATGAGCGCCGCCAGAGAAAGCGAAGATTCGACGCGCAAGATGCCTCACTACAATCTGCCCCCAGGGGATGCCGAAGCGATCGCCGCCTATTTGGTGGCGGAATCGGACTTGGTGGGAGAAAAGGGGAAGCCAGACAAGGGGGGCTCGGTTGGTGCCGGCAAACGAATGTTTGAGTCGCTCGGCTGTCTGGCCTGTCATCGTGTCGGAGAGTTGGGAGCGGCTGGACCTTTTAGCGGCGGCGATCTCAGTGACATCGCGGCCAAGCGACCGCCCCACTTTTTTGCAAAATGGCTGGAAGATCCGGCGGCGTTGAACGCCGATCACCGGATGCCCGTTTATCAACTGGATGGCGATTCTCGCAAGCATTTGGGCGCCTACTTGGCGACTCTATCCAAGTCAGGCAAACTCGCGTCGACGCCGCAGCAAAAACAAAACGCGCTAAAAGTCAAGCAAGGCCGCGACCTTGTCCTGGCCAATCGCTGTGACGCATGTCACCGCTTGCCGGGCGATTTGAAGGACGACGCGCGGAAGCCGTTATCGACGTTGACCTCCGGCGACTTGTGGCGCGACGCTTGCTTGGCGGCGCCCATGGTTGAAAAGCATCCCGGCTATCGCTTGCCGGCGGAAGAGCAGGAAGCGATTCGTACCTATCTGCGCCAAAAGGCGCCCGGCAAGCGATCCGCTGCGGCTGAAGTTTCCGGCGCTCAAATCGTGCGCGAACGCAATTGCCTTTCGTGTCATGCTCGCGGCATCGGCAAAGGCCTGGCGCCGACCGCCGCGCAGGCGGCGGCCGCTGACTCGGCGCTCAGCGCGGTTCTGCCGACGCTCACTCCTCCGTCGCTGAACAGCGTGGGAGACAAACTGCATGACCAGGCGCTGATGGACATCATTCTGCGCAAAGACCCGGTCCATCGTCCTTGGCTCAAAGTGCAGATGCCGCGGTTCCGACTCCAGGAAACGGAGTTGACAGCGATCAAGGATTATCTGGTCGAGCAAGATCGGATCCCCACACACCCGCTGGTCGGACGCCCTTCCGAAGTGGATCCCGCGGCGCTGGCGATCGCCGGCCAGCGCTTGGTCGGCGGTGAAGGGTTCAACTGCACCAGTTGCCATGCGGTCGGCGATTGGCGGCCGTCGGACGCGCCGTTGAATGCGAAGGGGCCGACTCTCTCGATGCTGGGAGATCGGATTCGCCGCGATTGGTTTGATCGTTGGGTGCGAAAACCGGCGCGAATCGTGCCGCAGATGGAAATGCCGAGCGTCACCGTTCCGGTCAGCGGCGTGCTGCATGACGAGATCGATGATCAACTCGCCGCCGTTTGGCACGTGTTGAACACGCCTGATTTTCAGCCGCCGAAACCGAACCCAGTACGAGTGGCCCGCCGCAGCGGAATCGTCAGCGATAACGAAACTGGATTGGTGCTGACCGACGTGCTGCGTGATGTCGATCGCAATTTGCAATTCATCAAACCGCTGCTTGTTGGGTTGCCGAACCGGCATAACGTGCTGTTTGATCTCGAAACAGGTCGTCTAGCGTCATGGACATTGGGCGACGCCGCGTATGAGCGGAGCGAAGGAAAATCATGGTTCTGGGAATTGGCCGGCGCCGAGTTGCTCGCTATCGGCGACGACACGCCGGAACTTGCGCTGGTGGAGCCCAGCGGAAAGTCGCTCGCGCCGCAGACTACGGGCCAGTTTATTACCAGCGTAGACCGTTGGCGGCGCAACAGTGACGGAGGCGTTTCGGCCGACTATCGTTTGACGTTTGGCGAAGAGAAGCCGCAAACGTTGCAAGTACGACAAGCCATCACGCCGGTCTGGGACGAACAAGGCGCTCATGGATTCGTCCGCACGTTTCAAGTGCAAGAGATGCCTGCCGGCTATCAACTGGCGCTGCGGCTGTTAGATTCCAAGCAAACGCCATCGGTCGAAATCAACGGCGACACGCTGACGATCGCCAAACAAAAACTGTCGATCTCCGTCGCCGGCGACGCCAAGCTGCTATCGTCCGGCGTCGTGCAAATCACGCCGACCAGTCAAGAGGCGAACTTTTCGGCCCGCTATCTCTCGAGCTTGCCGGAAGATCGTTATCCGCCGCGACCGCAAATAGAGCCGTCGATCGCCGCCGCGGCCGAGTTGACGATCACGCCGGGTTGGTCAGCGCAGCGCTTGCCGCTGACGGTCGAACTGATGCCGACGGCGATCGCCTGGCGTCCGAATGGGGACATGGTAGTCGCTTCGCTCAAAGGGCGAATCTGGTTGGTGCGCGACGCCGATGGAGATGGGAAACAAGAAACGCTGATCCCGCTTGATATCGAATTGGCGGCGCCTTTTGGTTTGGCCGCTTACGACGGCTATCTTGACGTGATCAACAAGTATTCGTTGCTCCGGATCTTCCACGATGACGCCGGACATGTGGAGCGGATCGAAACGTTAGTCGATGGTTGGGGACATACCGCCGACTATCACGACTGGGCGATGGGACTGCCGCAAGACAAGGACGGCGCCTACTATATCTCGACCGCTTGTCAGCAAGATGGCCGCTCGCAGGCCGCTTCCAAGTGGCGCGGAGTCGTGCTGAAGTTGATCCCGCGCGAGCCGACCGCCGACGATCCGAGCTATTTTAAGATTGAAGAACTTACGGCGGGGCATCGCTTTCCGATTGGTATCGCCCGCAACCAGGCTGGCGAACTGTTTGTGACAGACAATCAAGGGAACTACAACCCATACAACGAATTGAACCATATCGTGCCGGGCAAACGATACGGATTCATCAACAAGATCGATCGCAAGCCAGGCTTTGCGCCGGTAGAGACGACGCCGTCGATCGCGATTCCGCATCCTTGGACCCGCAGCGTGAACGGCATCTGTTTCCTCGAAACGTCGGCGGCGCTGCGACAAAAGATCGGAGCAGACTATTTCGGCCCGTTTGAAGGGGATCTGATCGGCTGCGAGTACGACACGCGTCGATTGGTTCGCATGAGTCTGGATCATGTGGGAGACGCCATCCAAGGCGCCATCTATCCCTTTACCCACGATCCCGGCGACGAAGTGAAGAACGCGCTGCTAGGGCCAATCGCCTGCGCCGTCTCGCCGAGCGGAGAGCTGGTGATCGGCAACATGCGCGACGGCGGTTGGGGCGGAGGCGCCAACGTCGGCTCGCTGGTGAAGATGCGACCGCTCGAAAAGACGATGCCCAGCGGCATCGATGAAGTCCGCGCGACCAGCGATGGCTTTGTGATTCGCTTTACGCAACCGATCAACGCACCGGCGGCCGCCGACAAGCAGAGCTATACGCTCAATTCGTATCGTCGCCAATCAACGCCTGCGTACGGCGGCGATGATATTGACTCGCGTCCCGAGACGATTGACCTGATCGAAATCAGCGCCGACAAAAAGGAAGTCCGCCTGCGACTCGATGAGCTACGCGCCGGATTCGTGTACGAATTGCATGTCGATGATCTTCTCGCCGGCGAAGGCAAGCAGCTCTTCCCGGCCGAGGCGCACTACACGTTGAACGTGATTCCAACGAAGTAG
- a CDS encoding sulfatase has protein sequence MKHAPPFFTLLTVLLFSGVAAAADQPNILFIMSDDHAYNALSCYGSKINQTPNLDRIAKEGMRFDNCMVTNSICGPCRAVILTGKFSHKNGFVDNHSRFNGKQLTYPKLLQKAGYQTAVVGKWHLVSDPTGFDYWEVLQGQGPYYNPTMLSNTGKHKHTGYTTDIITDLALNWLKESRDPNKPFLLVYQHKAPHRNWQPGPKYLNMYDGETIPEPDTLFDDYENRATPASEQEMTIANHMNPNDLKLTQPKGLTKEQLAAWNAAYEPKNKAFEEADLKGDDLVRWKYQRYIKDYLRCVAAVDDNVGRVLDYLDDSGLADNTIVVYTSDQSFYLGEHGWYDKRWMYEESFRTPLMVRWPEKIQAGATNDALVMNLDFAETFLNAAGVEIPAEMQGRSFLPMLEGKTIPDWRKSVYYHYYEYPQPHRVAPHYGVRTDRYKLIHFYKTDEWELFDLEKDPKELKSVYDDSAYAEVLNEMKSELKKLRKQYEDDGTVVQFDKAGNVKSS, from the coding sequence ATGAAGCATGCCCCCCCCTTTTTCACCCTTCTGACCGTCCTGCTATTTTCCGGCGTCGCCGCGGCCGCGGATCAGCCGAACATTCTGTTCATTATGTCGGACGATCACGCCTATAACGCGCTCAGTTGCTACGGCAGCAAGATCAACCAAACGCCGAATCTCGATCGCATCGCCAAAGAAGGAATGCGTTTCGACAATTGCATGGTCACCAATTCGATCTGTGGTCCGTGCCGCGCCGTGATTCTGACCGGCAAGTTCAGCCACAAGAATGGCTTTGTTGACAATCACAGCCGCTTCAACGGCAAGCAGTTGACCTATCCCAAGTTACTGCAAAAAGCGGGCTATCAAACCGCCGTCGTCGGCAAATGGCACCTGGTCAGCGATCCGACCGGTTTTGACTACTGGGAAGTACTGCAAGGGCAAGGACCGTACTACAACCCGACGATGCTCTCGAATACCGGAAAGCACAAGCACACCGGCTACACGACCGACATCATTACCGATCTGGCGCTGAACTGGCTGAAGGAAAGTCGCGATCCCAACAAGCCGTTTCTGCTGGTCTATCAACACAAGGCCCCGCATCGCAACTGGCAGCCGGGACCGAAGTACCTGAACATGTACGACGGCGAAACGATTCCGGAGCCCGACACGCTGTTTGACGATTACGAGAATCGGGCCACGCCGGCGTCTGAGCAAGAGATGACGATCGCCAATCATATGAACCCGAACGATCTGAAGCTGACCCAGCCGAAAGGATTGACGAAAGAGCAACTAGCCGCGTGGAACGCCGCTTACGAACCGAAGAACAAAGCGTTCGAAGAAGCCGACCTGAAGGGAGACGATCTCGTTCGTTGGAAGTACCAACGCTACATCAAAGACTATCTCCGCTGCGTCGCTGCGGTCGATGACAACGTCGGTCGCGTCCTGGATTATTTGGATGACAGCGGTTTGGCCGATAACACAATTGTCGTTTACACGTCGGACCAAAGCTTTTATCTCGGCGAACATGGCTGGTACGACAAGCGTTGGATGTACGAAGAATCGTTCCGCACGCCGCTGATGGTTCGTTGGCCCGAGAAGATCCAAGCGGGCGCGACCAACGACGCGTTGGTGATGAATCTGGACTTCGCCGAAACATTCCTGAACGCCGCCGGCGTCGAGATCCCCGCCGAAATGCAAGGCCGCAGCTTTTTGCCGATGCTCGAAGGGAAGACGATCCCTGATTGGCGCAAGAGCGTTTACTACCACTACTACGAATATCCGCAACCGCATCGCGTCGCGCCTCATTACGGCGTCCGCACCGATCGCTACAAACTGATCCATTTCTACAAGACCGACGAGTGGGAACTGTTCGATCTAGAGAAGGATCCGAAAGAGCTGAAGAGCGTTTACGACGACTCCGCCTATGCGGAAGTTCTGAACGAGATGAAGTCCGAACTGAAAAAGCTGCGTAAGCAGTATGAAGACGACGGCACGGTCGTCCAGTTTGATAAGGCAGGAAACGTGAAGTCATCGTAA
- a CDS encoding TonB-dependent receptor, giving the protein MIESSAIKSVETRQKALSVNLDTRRYGTFAEIGAGQEVVRWFFRAGAASGTIAKSMSAYDMQVSDAIYGRAGRYVCRERLQAMLDQEHQLNLDRLTEIRGETSTFFAFADTVAARGYKGGSECHGWMGIKFQAHPRDEDSQVIIHVRMLDNETALQQEALGIVGVNLVYGAFAFNHEPELLVDSLLDGLTTSRIEIDMIEFSGIAFRRVDNRLMSLKLVELGLSGAAMFAANGEVLQPSEFLYRKPILVERGSFRPVCNVNLDMLQCAHEKFSELPAVKGKEVAQIMEITMRNLKAQGEIDRRDFLARVDIMASCGMNVLISDYFEYYRLAAYLSQCTKEKIAITMGAGSLRELFDEKYYTELAGGILESFGRLFKNDLKIFCYPLLDNQTGELTTCENLEIKPELQPLYGYLLGRGGINNLDNYDKECLGIFSRDVLRKIGDCDAAWEKMVPASVARVIKDRKFFDYHCPEDENCAIPK; this is encoded by the coding sequence ATGATCGAATCGTCAGCTATCAAGTCTGTTGAAACTCGCCAGAAGGCGCTCAGCGTCAACCTCGATACGCGACGCTACGGCACCTTCGCCGAAATCGGCGCTGGTCAGGAAGTCGTTCGTTGGTTCTTCCGTGCCGGGGCCGCCTCCGGCACGATTGCAAAAAGCATGTCCGCCTACGACATGCAGGTGAGCGACGCAATTTACGGACGCGCCGGGCGCTATGTCTGCCGCGAGCGTCTGCAGGCGATGTTGGATCAAGAGCATCAGCTCAACCTGGACCGACTGACCGAGATTCGGGGCGAAACCAGCACCTTTTTCGCATTCGCCGATACGGTCGCCGCTCGCGGCTATAAAGGGGGAAGTGAATGTCATGGTTGGATGGGGATCAAATTTCAGGCCCATCCGCGTGACGAAGATAGCCAGGTGATCATCCATGTGCGGATGCTCGATAACGAGACCGCGCTGCAGCAAGAAGCGCTCGGCATCGTCGGCGTGAACCTTGTTTACGGCGCGTTCGCCTTCAATCACGAACCAGAACTGCTGGTCGATTCGCTGCTCGATGGTCTGACGACCTCGCGTATCGAGATCGATATGATCGAGTTCTCGGGGATCGCGTTTCGTCGCGTCGACAATCGCCTGATGAGTTTGAAGCTGGTCGAGCTGGGCCTTAGCGGCGCGGCGATGTTCGCCGCCAACGGCGAAGTGCTGCAACCTTCTGAGTTCCTCTATCGCAAGCCGATCCTGGTCGAACGCGGCAGCTTTCGCCCGGTCTGCAATGTCAACCTCGACATGTTGCAGTGCGCCCATGAAAAGTTCTCAGAACTTCCCGCCGTCAAAGGGAAAGAAGTTGCGCAGATCATGGAGATCACCATGCGGAACCTCAAAGCCCAAGGCGAAATCGATCGCCGCGACTTTCTCGCACGCGTCGACATCATGGCCTCTTGCGGGATGAATGTTCTGATCTCCGACTATTTTGAATACTATCGTCTGGCCGCCTATCTTTCGCAGTGCACCAAAGAAAAAATCGCCATCACGATGGGCGCCGGGAGTCTGCGTGAACTGTTTGACGAGAAGTACTACACCGAACTGGCCGGCGGCATCCTCGAATCGTTTGGACGCTTGTTCAAAAACGACCTGAAGATCTTCTGCTATCCGCTGCTAGACAACCAGACGGGTGAACTGACCACCTGCGAAAATCTGGAAATCAAACCAGAACTGCAGCCGCTGTACGGCTACTTGTTGGGGCGCGGCGGCATCAATAACCTCGACAACTATGATAAAGAGTGTCTGGGGATCTTCTCTCGCGATGTCCTGCGTAAGATCGGCGATTGCGACGCGGCCTGGGAAAAGATGGTGCCGGCATCGGTCGCCCGCGTGATCAAAGACCGCAAGTTCTTCGACTATCACTGCCCCGAAGACGAAAACTGCGCCATCCCAAAGTAG